One Novipirellula caenicola genomic window carries:
- a CDS encoding DUF1559 domain-containing protein produces MGSSFLERDPVMGGTQMMIDNRQKSRDSASEDHCSHFHCFVTHCLAPHCLASHCSVTHRSVTHCSVTHRGWRRSPHRLGFTLVELLVVIGTIGVLVGLLLPAVQASRESARQTQCLNHLKQIGLAVQNFHAQRNELPPSRNYDHYTSWAFLLLPHLEQAALSDEWDDSLKYYYQSDTARMTAIAPYFCPSRRDANLHSTQGDDILSPYETSGHVPGIVSDYACSAGHGPSGVWNWIYSNGAFVMGEGVTDPETVPDGNFAPPNAKLVTWKSRTRFASLSDGTSHTIIVGEKHVRPSRQGIAPEDGAIYNGDHPANFSRCGGPGYPLARFPTDRFQTNFGSYHVGGCNFVYADGSVHVIDVDISTDLLGRLTHRNDHQVIDAF; encoded by the coding sequence ATGGGCTCGTCATTTTTAGAACGCGACCCAGTCATGGGGGGTACCCAGATGATGATCGATAATCGTCAGAAAAGCCGAGATTCCGCCTCGGAAGATCACTGTTCACATTTCCACTGTTTCGTAACTCACTGCTTGGCGCCTCACTGCTTGGCGTCTCACTGTTCGGTAACGCACCGTTCGGTAACTCACTGTTCGGTAACTCACCGTGGCTGGCGTCGATCGCCCCACCGCCTCGGCTTTACCTTGGTTGAATTGCTAGTGGTCATCGGCACGATTGGCGTGCTGGTGGGACTGCTACTGCCAGCGGTCCAAGCGTCGCGGGAATCGGCTCGGCAAACGCAGTGTCTGAATCATCTAAAGCAGATTGGGCTAGCGGTCCAGAACTTTCATGCTCAACGCAACGAATTGCCGCCAAGTCGAAATTACGATCACTACACCAGTTGGGCATTTCTGCTGCTGCCGCACTTAGAGCAGGCTGCATTGTCGGACGAGTGGGACGATTCGCTTAAGTATTACTACCAAAGCGACACGGCAAGGATGACGGCGATTGCACCGTATTTTTGTCCCTCACGTCGCGACGCCAATCTTCACAGCACCCAGGGTGACGACATTTTGTCTCCCTACGAAACCAGCGGTCATGTCCCGGGGATTGTCAGCGACTATGCTTGTTCGGCGGGGCATGGGCCATCGGGAGTATGGAATTGGATCTATTCCAATGGAGCATTTGTGATGGGCGAAGGGGTAACCGATCCGGAAACGGTGCCTGACGGAAACTTTGCACCTCCCAATGCCAAGCTGGTCACGTGGAAAAGCCGCACTCGGTTCGCCAGTCTCAGCGATGGAACCAGCCACACCATCATTGTCGGTGAGAAACACGTGCGGCCGTCACGACAAGGCATCGCGCCCGAGGATGGCGCGATTTACAACGGAGATCATCCGGCGAATTTTTCACGCTGTGGCGGTCCCGGTTATCCGCTGGCACGCTTTCCGACCGACCGCTTTCAAACCAATTTTGGCAGCTACCATGTCGGCGGATGCAATTTTGTCTATGCCGACGGCAGCGTGCATGTGATAGATGTCGATATCTCGACCGATTTGTTAGGACGGCTGACCCATCGAAACGATCACCAAGTCATTGATGCGTTCTGA
- a CDS encoding response regulator transcription factor — MSSPFSSINWADIFRMEVGLGVTIVTRDGRVAYSNEAARSLFGVASAEPGTYRHLSALFHPEFVRERMAWIEQVLNNGKPLRARHIYNGHQMVSTFYPISDGGELLRSMETSKPNNVSSQSDASSQSDATSQSDATSQPDRTGQSDITGQANEEQPSVGSTDDPQANPDDDPGAAQYALILSRRAPLDATEEIETVTSQYVDLGCLSTLSDRELEIFILLGHGKSVPEVAKMLHRSPRTIERHKTEIGRKLGYSTLAEIARAVGHLGLTSDHLQLERFQALVDDAKAEDKQQS, encoded by the coding sequence ATGAGCAGTCCATTTAGCTCGATCAATTGGGCAGACATCTTCCGTATGGAAGTTGGGCTAGGAGTGACGATCGTCACTCGAGACGGGCGGGTGGCATATAGTAATGAGGCCGCTCGTTCGCTGTTTGGTGTCGCGTCAGCCGAACCAGGCACCTATCGCCATCTGAGCGCCCTGTTCCATCCCGAATTTGTGCGGGAACGGATGGCGTGGATCGAACAGGTCCTCAACAACGGCAAGCCGTTGCGAGCTAGGCATATCTACAACGGCCACCAGATGGTTTCCACGTTTTACCCCATCAGCGATGGGGGTGAACTGCTCAGAAGCATGGAGACGTCCAAGCCAAACAACGTGTCAAGCCAAAGTGACGCTAGTAGCCAAAGTGACGCGACGAGCCAGAGTGACGCGACGAGCCAACCCGACAGGACTGGTCAAAGTGACATCACCGGCCAAGCAAATGAAGAGCAGCCCTCCGTCGGTTCAACCGACGATCCGCAGGCGAATCCTGACGACGATCCCGGCGCCGCTCAATACGCACTGATCCTTTCGCGGCGAGCCCCGCTGGATGCGACCGAAGAGATCGAAACGGTGACAAGCCAGTACGTGGATCTCGGTTGCTTGTCGACGCTCAGTGATCGCGAACTCGAAATTTTCATCTTGCTGGGACATGGCAAGAGTGTTCCCGAGGTCGCCAAGATGCTGCACCGTAGTCCGCGTACCATCGAGCGACATAAGACCGAAATCGGACGCAAGCTTGGCTATTCAACGTTGGCCGAAATTGCTCGAGCGGTCGGGCACCTTGGCCTGACCTCGGACCACTTACAACTCGAGCGATTTCAAGCCTTGGTCGATGACGCCAAAGCGGAAGACAAACAGCAGTCTTAG